The DNA sequence tgccctggatgatgtagaagatgtcacatgctgtggagatggggcttcttcatgattacatcagttatgctaaagagatcatgaaaattgaccgtgatgcatgatctgtattcatggacaatgaaacaaactgtaagtgtataatttgtaaaaaaaaaaaaaaaagttaaatgctttttctgtgttgtttagtagaaaagtttacactctgtcattcatacacctgctcacattctttcacacacacacgcgcgtctgttaaaggttataatatcaaagttgtgatttatttgtgtactgtcatgccagaatagttggaaaaaaaactaactaattgtaaatttattgtatgtgttttcgtatatttttatacaatatatacaattgaacaaagtccaatttgatcttaagttatattcatcaaatgttcaatgctttgtttatgaactctgtagctgttaatgccatccttttctgcatttcttctaacatgttactttttgacttttctcttgttttctcttgtttttaataaatattttctttttggtaattattatttgtgtgtaaaagtgatatttaaaatgaacaacatttgtaggtttaatgcctagctcaatttgggttaattttaacgtagaaatgcattgtttccccacatggctgcactctgcgagtttattttctgccagcaggaggcgctaagagcgggaggtaagtttctccggtaacggctgcagagcggtgctgagctcacaaacgctgccttatcaagcatatgcgaaatgatatcgaacattttctaaatacagtagttttccttctgaaatacagtgataaaaaaacacccgctctgtttttttaaaccctgcaatatagtcattttaaaccataaaaaaggcaacccagcaggctgggttaaatatgataacccaactggttgggttaaaacaacccagcgctgggttcgtccctttttgacccagcgctgggttgtcaaaataacccaaattgggttgttttcaacccagcagtttttagagtgtggcCTTTAGTATACAGTATTAAAGAACATAATGGACACAGAATAATAAAGACACAAGACATGATTAAGATTTGGGGTAGTATAGCCTAATGGTTAGATATGGAATGGTATCTCTGGTAAGATTTGAATCTTACATgcagttataattattattatgtgtaaatTTTAATCAAGGCAATATGTTTACTGTCTGGTTTGATTTTCGGATGGTATATGTGTGTTTTCTCTAAATCACACAGAAGGTGAGGATTGTGTAAACTCATCACAACATTTCTTTTTCAATCCATGATCACTGTAAACTGGTTCGGTTTATATTTCACCACATTTAACTAAATTAAtctgaaaatgtaatattaaatttgACTtcttatgcattattttattaatcttcCATGATTCTTTTAATAATCTGGAAAAAAAGTATcctaacaatatttcacattaaaaccaaaattaaccatagcttggttttattttctttttatgtgtgtacagtaataaaataaatgactacaGAGTTATATTGGGGGGACTAAATCTGATACAAAAGGAGCAAACAGATCAGACCGTACTGGTGGAGGACACCATCATCCATGAGAAGTTCAAGGAAACCGCTGACACCGTCTACAATGATATTGGTGAGCAACATAGACATATTTGCACAAACGGATTCTAATTATATTCACTGTTATAGAttgatgtgtgcatgtgtgtgtttgttttttgacatttatttttgtttggaaTCAGATTCTATAAGTAATCTaatcaggcttttattttgaagtgcaTCTTTTTACTTTTCATAGCTGTGGAAAAAACTGACCATATCACCTTATAGCATTTTGAGCGTTAGCCATTTTTAGTGGAAATTATGTAGTGTACACTGCAATTAAGTAGTGTACAACTGATCAGACAATACATATTTCTTGTGGTGCAGCTCTATTAAAACTGAAAGTTACTAATGGAGAATGTGCAAAGGAAACTCAGTTTGTGAAGGCCGCCTGCTTGCCCAATGAACCTTTTGCAGATGGAACAGAATGCAGCATTTCTGGATGGGGAGCCACAGAGACGTGTATGTATCCGTATGTCTATTTCTGAATTTGTGTTGAAGGTTCATCAATGAAAGGACTGAATCTGTTCTCTTTTCTTTCCTGTCCATAGCAGAGTATGGCTCTATGCATTTGCTTGACGCACAGGTTTTGCTGATTTCTCAGGAGGTTTGTTCAAGCAGTAAAGTATATCCTTCTCTGCTGGATGATGGCATGTTTTGCGCTGGTTATCTCAAGGGAGGAGTGGACTCCTGTCAGGTGTGTCCTAATTCTAACTGTATAATCTTGTTTACTAATATTAAAAGCCGATGGTTCTGCcgtaaaaaataatgatattaacaTTCAACTCTCTTTCTGAAAGGGTGACTCTGGTGGGCCTTTAACCTGTATGAGAAATCAAACACACTATATCTATGGTATAGTGAGCTGGGGAGATGGCTGTGGGGAGAAGAACAAGCCTGGTGTCTATACCAGAGTCCTTAAATATTTGGATTGGATCAATAAAAAAATTGGTGGGACACAGTAGCATGTCCATGAAAGATTAGCCACAGCCAGTGTTTTCTGTTGTGTAGTCTGATCTACCGGTAATGCTTTGTACACATTAGCATTGTAGAGTCTTCGGGAATAAATGTGTCTCAGTTTTCACATACAATTAAGCATTACAACTGTTtacaacattggtaataataaaaaaaaatgattgagcCTAAAaacatcatatcagaatgatttctgaaggaccatgtgaagactgaagactggtgtaatgatgctgaaattgtacctttgccatcactggaatttttttttttttaagatgtattaaaatagaaaattgtaaaatgttaataatatttcacaatattactgttttactgtagttttgtcaaataaatgtagccttggtgagcataagagtgttctttcaaaatcattaaaagtTCTTGATGAGCCCAATGCTTTGAAAGATAGTGTACTTATGTCATGCAtatgtatttgcatatatattATTCCACCATGTTGAAGTGCTGATTCTTCTaactgtttataaatgaaatcataTTTGTTGGAGGTTTGCAGTGCAGTTGTTTCAACTATTGAGctacaaaaattaaatattgttcataactttttatttttacatctgtaaatacaaactaaaaaaactaaTCTACACAAAGTCAAAGTGAAATCAAACAACCCTGTGCTAGGGAGGTCTACTTTATCTTCTAAATGCTACAATATGCATTGAAATATGAGGTATTTGTTTCAAAGATGATTAAGATCGACAGATTTTTATAGGCTTTGAGTTTGTCCCCTGAAGATCGTGACCTGGACAAAGAGCCAGGTGTAGAGAGTCTGTAAATGTCCCAGCACAGAATGAGTACAGCGGTGTCATGGTATCCACCCCAAGAAATGTCACCAGACCTCCAGGAAAGCTGCAGAAGATTCCTATCCGATGGAAGCAGGTAGAAATGGGCAACGGATGAGCAGTACCTCCATGCCAGGCATTGTGGTCTCCGTCAAAATACTCCTGACACCAAGATTCAGCATGCCGGCCCAACCAGCAGTCCTCCTTTTGGCCTTTTCTTGAGATGGATGGGTAGGTGAGACCCAGTTCCCAATAGATCTTTCCACTCACATCTATCTCCCAGTAATGGAGACCAGAATCCCAGCGCTGGGTGCTCAAGACGTTAAGGGTGGTGTCAAAACATCCGTCATGCTCAGGGACATCTTGCCATACATCTGTGAAAGTGGCACAGTCCCCTTCAGATGAAACAATCAGCTTGGGATGGGCAGTGGAAGGGTCCAGGACCGCTTCTGAGGAATCTGCAAAATGAACATAGGTTCAAAGACTAACTGTTTACACAGAATTCGTTCATTTACATTCCACTGTGTtactttttctattgtttttgtgCATGACAAGGCATGTCTCACTACCTTGCATTATTTCCCTCATTTCACAGCCTATGGGTTGCGTTTtttcaaagcaaaaaataaaagggATTCTGTGTGAATGCCTCCCTCATGGTTTATTGAAAGAATAAGGAACTCTACTTTAATTTGTTTGTCAGTGATctaaaaaaagtaacattcatTTGCTGCAAATTGTTCATGCAAAAGATCAACAATTTATTACTGTGCTATTGACAGTTACTCACAGCTCTTCAGCAGCCTCTTAGCAATTGGGATCTGTGAGCGGATAAACAGTAGTAAATTGTTGGTGAGGCCCAGTAGCTGATCTGACTTGGCCTCATCAAGTTTTATGAGACCTGGATCTGTCACTGTTAACAATTCCAGCACCCTGCCAACAGAAAGTATGTCAGCTCACAGAGAACACCTGCCCTCTATATAAAAGGCTGATGGTTATATTGAGATTAAGGTTAGTAACTGTAGGATTTAAGGCAAAGTTGATTATTCTTCATCAGTCATTTCCATTATTCttcatcagtcttcagtgtcacatgatcattctaatatgctgatttaatgctcgATAAACATTAtcgttattattaattttgaaaagagtatttctgtggaaaccttgataaatgttttaaaatcaggaTTCTTTTGGATGaacagaacatttaaaaatagctgttatttgaaatctaaatatttttgtcGTATTTTGCCATCCAGCTATAGGATGAAAACAgtctttaatttaataatgtttgttCCAGTAAGCTAAACGGTGTTCATAAAAGCAAGAGAAAATCTAAACATGAACTGGATGCTGGGGTACATGATCTCTATAACAATAACGCCTCTGCAGATGAGTCATTCAGATTTCATTCTTTCTAAAGCTAGCATGCCTGACATGGTGACAAAACAATATCTCTTAAGTGCGGTTCTAAATATACATACCTGTCCTCATACATTGTGACCTATGAAAGAGAGACACAGAAATGTATAGTGAGAATGTATTATGTTGCAGGGATTGTAAGTTTCACCATGTATTGTTGGTCATTTCATTTATTGATCtgtttatggtatttttatgtaaTGACAGCCCATACCATCCATAGTAGATTTAGGTACAACATGTATAAACAAAAAGAGTTCATGACAAAACAGCTGTCTTACCAATTGTTCTTCTTATAAAAGGCTCACCCTGTCAGCAAGCTGTATTTCACTGTCCATCATCCCTTCATTCAGCTGAACCTCAATGTCTCTGAGGAGGACGCCGTTTGTCTCAATGAGATTGTCCAGCGCTCGAACCGCAGCCGTCTCCTCCATCTCCAGGAAGGACAGAGAGATCCTACAGTCCTCCTCCAGAACTCTCCGCATCTCTTCATACTTCTTCATTATCCTTTCTCTCATCGCAGAGGACTTTGACTGAGGAAGATGAGGAAATGGTCAGACTCAATCGGGTAATTCATTAAAATACAGattatttgaatttctttttcttaagtcaatttgtattgcttttgaaaaaagtctctaaggatgcatttatttgatacaaatgcaatagaaatttgttaaagttttatattttaatatattttaatttgcacTTTATTCCTGTAATGTCAAATTagttttactccagtcttcagtgtcacatgatccttcagaagtaaTATACTGATTTTGTTCTTAGtgtttgttgcttaatatttttgtaaaaaccatGGTACATTTTTCCTgattctttattgaatgaacaacatttatttaaaacagaatttggaacaatacaaaaaaaaataaaaaaaaataaataaaaaaaacatcataaattacagtcacttttgatcaataatggacacttgttgaataaaataataaatgtctttctaaataaatgaatgaataaataaataaataaataaataaataaataaataaataaataaagtacaaattctcatactgaccccaaacttttcaacactGGTGTGAATACAGACTTTAAAAAGGCCATATACTTACTGTACATAActatcttaaaataaaacatgtaaataatatactttaaaaaaggtGGTTTAAGACTTACATTGGAAACGTTTTCATTTAGAAATTGCAAGCAAATTTAACCAATAATTTCAGAGAAATTACTATAAGTATTAAAGTAGAAAGACTGTAATATAGTTTTGTCTTGTAAAACATAtactaaataataacattttttgtagttcagtatatttaaagaaacatagcTTGATTTTGCATGCTAGACTCACTTTGATTTCATTTTGCTTGCCATTCAGTTTCTTCAGTCTGCATCTGATCACTTCCCTTTGTCTCATGAGATGATCCtggttatttttttgcatgtctcattaagggaaaaaaaaaaaccctgcatgaGAATTCAGGCAAACTTTGACATTTGTAGGATCTCAAAAAAGACAGAACAAAACTTACCTGACACTGAGCTTTCACGCCACCTTGCTAGACTGAGTTGTTAGACTGAGAGACAGTCCTTATGTTGCTTTCACTAATCCTTAGGGGGTAATTTGCAACTATGTAGAGATTCCAGCAGGCGAGATTTTAAGGAGCTCATGCTTCACTAATAGTTAAAGCAGATCACATGCGTGGGTCACAGTGGCACGATCCTGCCAGAGATAAATGGCATTCACCTTGACTTGTCGCTCTGTTGCATCTGTCACTGATGTGACAGGACACTCACATACCACTTCCTCTCCAGGCCATTTTTAGAGGTGGTATTTAAAGAAGTGGATAGTGAGACATTGTCCCATGTGGATTCATAACAATACGACTCTGTAATACAGTCTGTGTATATATTTTCTACAATGTGGCTATTAATGTTACTCACAGTGAAACAACGTACAAATGTATTCTGGGAAATGCAGGAATGAGAAGGTCAGTTACAGCCTTCATGAAGTAGCATGCAGGACGGCCTACGATTCAGAGTAGTGACGTGAAGAGAACAGAACGAGTGAACAGAAGAATAAAAACGTAAAATTGAACACAAATAGTAAAAATCGTTAACTTTCACCTCCAGCTCACGGATGTTAACACCAGATGGCAGCAGAGCATGCACAAGGCTGGAAATCTGTGAAGAATCAGACGATTTGCTACTTGTTACAAGATTTATGACACAAAATAGTACTCATGAAGATGATTCTAAAGATTTTGACAAAGATGATGTCATACTGACAATCCATGATACATAAAACCATCCCTGAACTCTAACAATCTGTAAAATATTCTGCATTGCTCAGTTTATACAATAGTATTGTGCACATatacattcatgcattcatttttcaaattgaTAATTAGTTTGATACActtaaaagtgtaaaaataactaaataaataaattatacaatttgCTTTCCTTTCTCAGTAGTACCATTTGTTCGTACAGTAGTAtaatgtacacataaaaaaaaaaaaaaactgtgcaataATAACATAAGTTTGCACAGTTGTATATTGTACAAATAGATTCggatgaaacaaacaaacagacaaatagTTGTTTGCATTCCTTTCTCAATACTGTCATTAGTTTGCACAATAGTACATTGAACacatatatttaagtaaataaataattaatagttattaatagTTTGTACAATAGTCtgctttcttttgtttattgtatcATTAATTCAGACAtattatacaaatacatttttaaaaatgtattaaataaataatattttaaatacataaaatgtaagaTCCTGGTTAAAAATTAGGAAAAATAggaaatatgaatatgaaaaaataaatacatttaatttagttttatttatttttttatttttttttggataccATTGATCTTTTGAACTATATTAGAAATTTGAGCCTATGTTATATCTCATTTTATATTAGATCTCTATAGATTTTATCCCGTTTAGATTTTCATTAAGCGTACAGACAGGCAATGTTCCCTATAAGTGCTGTTTTTCCAATAaactctataatatatatatatatatatatatatatatatatatatatatatatatatatatatatatatatatatatatatatatatatatatatatatatatatatatatatatatatatatatatatatatatatatataatatgtatgtattataataaaatctgaacagttatataatataataatataacataatataatatgaaaaaattaaGCAGGTATTGCTCATTAATAGCCTTTTGAGGTTAATTATTTATTaggtttataatataatataatatgaaaacaaACTGAACCGTTTAAACTGACCATGCACGCTCGCATCTTAGAGGAAACATGCTGACTGGCATTTAACAACAACATTGCAGTACATCTGGCAGTCTAAAGCACataatacaaacaca is a window from the Carassius gibelio isolate Cgi1373 ecotype wild population from Czech Republic chromosome A13, carGib1.2-hapl.c, whole genome shotgun sequence genome containing:
- the LOC128026283 gene encoding E3 ubiquitin-protein ligase TRIM39-like, with product MQKNNQDHLMRQREVIRCRLKKLNGKQNEIKSKSSAMRERIMKKYEEMRRVLEEDCRISLSFLEMEETAAVRALDNLIETNGVLLRDIEVQLNEGMMDSEIQLADRVTMYEDRVLELLTVTDPGLIKLDEAKSDQLLGLTNNLLLFIRSQIPIAKRLLKSYSSEAVLDPSTAHPKLIVSSEGDCATFTDVWQDVPEHDGCFDTTLNVLSTQRWDSGLHYWEIDVSGKIYWELGLTYPSISRKGQKEDCWLGRHAESWCQEYFDGDHNAWHGGTAHPLPISTCFHRIGIFCSFPGGLVTFLGVDTMTPLYSFCAGTFTDSLHLALCPGHDLQGTNSKPIKICRS